From Candidatus Edwardsbacteria bacterium RifOxyA12_full_54_48, a single genomic window includes:
- a CDS encoding HAMP domain-containing protein produces MSRFFHSLKTKLTLSFVVLILLISGMAFLYTFNETKKALKEQMRTELMSVASAVAVNLNGDIHAGIKPGDEGTPAFQAIGQALLKVQEANDHITYIYTMRKTGEGAVFVVDPDDEEPAKIGELYEETNDEMLAGFERPSADNEYVTDQWGTFLSGYAPIRDSLGNSVGLVGVDMTSKDVIAKQRFIGNTIYLIIGIAVLFAGFIILLFSGTIIKDVNRLNRIANRISMGDMEVKMDVRRNDEIGDLADSFGRMVASLKIVMMEKSESENKTEQGK; encoded by the coding sequence ATGTCAAGATTTTTTCACAGCCTTAAAACCAAACTGACTCTGAGCTTTGTGGTGCTTATTTTGCTGATATCGGGAATGGCGTTCTTGTACACCTTCAATGAGACCAAGAAAGCCCTCAAGGAACAGATGAGAACCGAGTTGATGTCGGTGGCCTCGGCCGTTGCGGTGAACCTCAACGGCGATATCCACGCTGGCATCAAACCGGGCGACGAGGGAACCCCGGCCTTTCAGGCCATCGGCCAGGCCCTGCTCAAGGTCCAGGAGGCCAACGACCACATCACCTATATCTACACCATGCGGAAGACCGGGGAAGGTGCCGTGTTCGTGGTGGATCCCGATGACGAGGAGCCCGCCAAGATAGGCGAGCTCTACGAGGAGACCAACGACGAGATGCTGGCCGGTTTCGAAAGACCCAGCGCCGACAACGAATACGTCACCGACCAATGGGGGACTTTCCTTTCGGGGTATGCACCCATCCGGGACTCGCTGGGCAATTCGGTGGGGCTGGTGGGGGTGGACATGACCAGCAAGGATGTGATCGCCAAGCAGAGATTCATCGGGAACACCATCTACCTGATCATCGGCATCGCGGTGCTGTTCGCCGGGTTCATCATCCTGCTGTTCTCGGGGACCATCATCAAGGATGTCAACCGCCTCAACCGGATCGCCAACCGGATCAGCATGGGCGACATGGAGGTGAAGATGGACGTCAGGCGGAACGACGAGATCGGCGACCTGGCGGATTCCTTCGGCCGGATGGTGGCCAGCCTGAAGATCGTGATGATGGAGAAAAGTGAATCGGAAAATAAAACGGAGCAGGGGAAATGA
- a CDS encoding rRNA maturation RNase YbeY — protein sequence MTVFIECLDHSSPVKEAGLKRCICRILAAEGYADYDLTLILADSACLRRLNKKYRSIDRVTDVISFAMLEGDAPPVADADLGDIYISLPRTRRQAREYRVSFEEELKRLVVHGLLHLIGYDHIKPGQAKKMRKKEELYIGF from the coding sequence ATGACCGTTTTCATCGAATGCCTGGACCATTCCTCCCCCGTCAAGGAGGCCGGATTGAAGCGCTGCATCTGCCGGATCCTGGCGGCCGAGGGCTATGCCGATTACGATCTGACATTGATCCTGGCCGACAGCGCCTGCCTGCGGCGGCTCAATAAGAAATATCGCAGCATCGACCGGGTCACCGACGTCATCTCCTTCGCCATGCTGGAAGGCGACGCCCCGCCGGTGGCCGACGCCGACCTGGGGGACATCTATATCTCCCTGCCCCGCACCAGGAGGCAGGCCCGGGAATACCGGGTCAGCTTCGAGGAGGAGCTTAAACGGCTGGTGGTCCACGGGCTGCTGCATTTGATCGGTTATGATCACATCAAGCCCGGCCAGGCAAAAAAGATGCGGAAGAAGGAAGAACTGTACATTGGGTTTTAG